A genomic stretch from Leptotrichia sp. HSP-536 includes:
- a CDS encoding Gfo/Idh/MocA family protein — translation MEKELKWAVLGTGVIANEMAQALQKMGKKLYAVANRTYDKAIEFAEKYDAEKVYEKIEDMFTDKKSDIIYITTPHNTHIKFMLEALKNGKHVLCEKSITLNSEELEEAVKIAKEKNLILGEAMTIFNMPLYTKLSDIVNSGKLGDVKMIQVNFGSYKEYNMSNRFFNRNLAGGALLDIGVYAISITRLFMTSKPDNVLSQVKYAPTGVDEQVGIIMMNKEQQMSTIALTLHSKQPKRVVIACEKAYIEVLEYPRADKAKIVYTETGKIEEIEEGITANALQYEMQNMEKSVKSGINQMKLEYTRDVMDIMTNLRKEWGMTYPEEKK, via the coding sequence ATGGAAAAAGAATTAAAATGGGCAGTTCTAGGGACAGGAGTAATTGCAAATGAAATGGCGCAGGCACTTCAGAAAATGGGGAAAAAATTATATGCCGTAGCAAACAGAACTTATGACAAAGCTATAGAATTTGCGGAAAAATATGATGCAGAAAAAGTTTATGAAAAAATAGAAGATATGTTTACTGATAAGAAAAGTGATATAATTTATATTACAACTCCACATAATACACATATAAAATTTATGCTCGAAGCATTAAAAAATGGGAAACATGTGCTTTGTGAAAAATCAATCACTTTAAATAGTGAAGAGCTGGAAGAAGCAGTAAAAATTGCAAAAGAAAAAAATCTTATTCTCGGTGAAGCAATGACAATTTTTAATATGCCGCTTTACACAAAATTATCAGACATTGTAAATTCAGGTAAATTAGGCGATGTGAAAATGATTCAGGTTAATTTTGGAAGTTATAAGGAATACAATATGAGCAACAGATTCTTTAACAGAAATTTAGCTGGAGGAGCATTACTTGATATAGGTGTTTATGCAATTTCAATTACAAGATTATTTATGACTTCAAAACCTGATAATGTCCTATCTCAAGTAAAATATGCTCCAACTGGCGTAGATGAGCAAGTGGGAATAATTATGATGAATAAGGAACAGCAAATGTCAACAATTGCTCTGACACTTCATTCAAAACAACCAAAAAGAGTTGTAATTGCCTGTGAAAAAGCATATATTGAAGTCCTTGAATATCCAAGAGCCGACAAAGCTAAAATTGTTTATACAGAAACAGGAAAAATAGAAGAAATCGAAGAAGGAATAACAGCAAATGCACTTCAGTATGAAATGCAAAATATGGAAAAATCTGTAAAATCTGGAATTAATCAAATGAAATTAGAATACACAAGAGATGTAATGGATATTATGACAAATTTGCGAAAAGAATGGGGAATGACTTATCCTGAAGAAAAAAAATAA
- a CDS encoding Cof-type HAD-IIB family hydrolase: MIKLIAIDMDGTLLNEKKHIEKAQKEAIHEAIEAGIKIVLCTGRPLYGILPFYKELGLQELEQEGYVILNNGCSVHKTKDWELIECAEITPDDMEHLYKFSEKYDINFTLVDEMHYFNIGRKPTKELIMDAQFVFSDITDITLEEAKSGKYKIVKVMFLGDPEEMKKFQTEYEDTIKERYEGVLSQSYVYEVLPKGYNKGTGLKNLAEKLGIKQEEVMAIGDGNNDVEMLEYANYGVAMGNASKLAKNAAKYITDTNENDGVAKAIKKYALNK; the protein is encoded by the coding sequence ATGATAAAATTAATTGCAATTGATATGGATGGAACTTTGTTAAATGAGAAAAAGCACATTGAAAAAGCACAAAAGGAAGCAATTCACGAAGCAATAGAAGCTGGTATAAAGATTGTATTGTGTACAGGCAGACCTTTATATGGGATTTTGCCATTTTATAAAGAACTTGGGTTGCAAGAACTGGAGCAGGAGGGATATGTTATTTTAAATAATGGATGTTCAGTTCATAAAACAAAAGACTGGGAACTGATAGAATGTGCAGAAATTACACCTGACGATATGGAACATTTATATAAATTTTCTGAAAAATATGACATAAATTTTACATTAGTTGATGAAATGCATTATTTTAATATTGGTAGAAAACCAACTAAAGAGCTTATTATGGACGCTCAGTTTGTATTTTCGGACATTACAGATATAACTTTGGAAGAAGCGAAAAGTGGGAAATACAAAATAGTCAAAGTTATGTTTTTAGGAGATCCAGAAGAAATGAAAAAATTTCAGACAGAATATGAAGATACGATAAAAGAGAGATACGAAGGCGTATTAAGTCAGTCTTATGTTTATGAAGTATTGCCAAAAGGCTATAATAAAGGAACTGGATTAAAGAATTTAGCAGAAAAACTGGGAATAAAGCAGGAAGAAGTAATGGCAATAGGTGATGGAAATAACGATGTTGAAATGCTTGAATATGCAAATTATGGGGTTGCAATGGGAAATGCTTCCAAATTAGCAAAAAACGCCGCTAAATATATAACTGACACCAATGAAAACGATGGAGTGGCAAAAGCGATTAAAAAATATGCTTTGAATAAGTAA
- the pyrE gene encoding orotate phosphoribosyltransferase, translating into MTNLTLEEKVAKALFDVKAVKINVGEPFTFASGIKSPIYCDNRYVLGFSKERDTIVEAFVERIDKDVDVIVGVATAGIPWASFIADRMKKPLAYVRNKPKDHGAGKQIEGPEVKGKKVVVIEDLITTGKSSLIAVDVLQKEEVRELEVKSIFSYGFDSAKENYVKYNCKFSSLSNFDVLIRLLAQTDYLTQNEAEIALEWSKNPEKWGK; encoded by the coding sequence ATGACGAATTTAACATTAGAAGAAAAAGTAGCGAAGGCATTATTTGATGTAAAGGCAGTGAAAATTAACGTAGGAGAGCCGTTTACATTTGCTTCTGGAATAAAAAGCCCTATTTACTGTGATAACCGTTATGTTTTAGGTTTTTCTAAAGAAAGAGACACAATTGTAGAAGCATTTGTGGAAAGAATTGATAAAGATGTGGATGTAATTGTGGGAGTGGCTACAGCGGGAATTCCTTGGGCCTCATTTATCGCCGACAGAATGAAAAAGCCACTTGCATATGTGAGAAACAAACCAAAAGATCATGGTGCTGGAAAACAAATTGAAGGTCCAGAAGTTAAAGGGAAAAAAGTTGTTGTAATTGAGGATTTAATCACAACAGGAAAGAGTAGCCTTATAGCAGTTGATGTACTGCAAAAGGAAGAAGTAAGGGAACTGGAAGTAAAATCGATTTTTTCTTACGGATTTGACAGTGCAAAAGAAAATTATGTGAAATATAACTGCAAGTTCAGTTCGCTTTCAAATTTTGATGTTTTAATAAGATTATTAGCACAAACTGATTATTTGACACAAAATGAAGCGGAAATTGCTTTGGAATGGAGTAAAAATCCTGAAAAATGGGGAAAATAA
- a CDS encoding dihydroorotase: MKKKEIIVLKNGMDIFGNKIEILINGEIIEKISENIDVKEFESKDNVRIIDVDHKLIMPGVIDVHTHMREPGITYKEDFETGSRACAKAGVTTFYDMPNTIPTTTTLESLQEKKKLASEKSIVNFGLHFGGSKNDNIEEIKKILKNSEANTVKIFMNVTTGEMLIEDDEILKKVFENSKLVLVHAEHEMIDKAIELNKNYGKGLYVCHIPSAEELKKVINAKKDGNLNTEKHPVYAEVTPHHLFLNTEIRESTERNKMLLRMKPELREKSDNEFLWEAINRGEIDTIGTDHAPHLIEEKLEKVTFGMPGVETSLALMINAYNEGKISLEMIQKLMCENPARIMKILKRGKLQEGYFADIIVVDTQKEWIVGVDDTIESKCGWTPYENWKLKGKNTMTIVNGKIVYENGKIQENVKNGKEIEFYD; the protein is encoded by the coding sequence ATGAAAAAAAAAGAAATTATTGTTTTAAAAAATGGAATGGATATTTTTGGAAATAAAATTGAAATTTTGATAAATGGAGAAATTATTGAAAAAATTTCTGAAAACATTGATGTAAAAGAATTTGAAAGTAAAGATAATGTGAGAATTATTGATGTTGATCACAAATTGATAATGCCAGGAGTTATTGATGTTCATACACATATGAGAGAGCCTGGAATTACGTACAAGGAAGATTTTGAAACAGGTTCACGTGCTTGTGCAAAAGCTGGAGTTACAACTTTTTATGATATGCCAAATACAATTCCGACAACCACAACATTGGAAAGTTTACAGGAAAAGAAAAAATTGGCAAGTGAAAAGTCAATTGTAAATTTTGGACTGCATTTTGGCGGGAGTAAAAATGATAATATTGAGGAAATAAAAAAAATTTTGAAAAATAGTGAAGCGAATACAGTAAAAATTTTTATGAATGTTACGACTGGAGAAATGCTTATTGAAGATGATGAAATTTTGAAGAAAGTCTTTGAAAATTCTAAATTAGTACTAGTTCACGCAGAGCATGAAATGATTGACAAAGCAATAGAACTCAATAAAAATTATGGAAAAGGACTTTATGTATGTCATATCCCATCGGCAGAAGAATTGAAAAAAGTTATAAATGCTAAAAAAGATGGAAATCTGAATACAGAAAAACATCCAGTTTATGCAGAAGTTACGCCACATCATTTGTTTTTAAATACTGAAATTCGAGAAAGTACAGAGCGAAACAAAATGCTTTTAAGAATGAAACCTGAATTAAGGGAAAAATCTGACAATGAATTTTTGTGGGAAGCTATAAATCGTGGAGAAATAGATACAATTGGGACTGACCACGCACCGCATTTAATCGAAGAAAAATTGGAAAAAGTTACTTTTGGCATGCCGGGAGTTGAAACTTCGCTTGCTCTTATGATAAATGCCTATAATGAAGGAAAAATTTCACTTGAAATGATTCAGAAGTTAATGTGTGAAAATCCTGCTAGGATAATGAAAATTTTAAAAAGAGGGAAACTGCAGGAAGGATATTTTGCAGATATAATAGTTGTAGATACACAGAAGGAATGGATTGTCGGTGTAGATGACACGATTGAGTCAAAATGTGGATGGACGCCTTATGAGAATTGGAAATTAAAAGGAAAAAATACAATGACAATTGTAAATGGAAAAATTGTTTATGAAAATGGTAAAATTCAAGAAAATGTGAAAAATGGAAAAGAAATTGAATTTTATGATTAA
- the pyrF gene encoding orotidine-5'-phosphate decarboxylase produces MARIDEKAKERIFVALDYDNMENAKRLVEELGDNISMYKVGLESYLNTDGKLVDYLHENGKKVFLDLKFHDITNTVKMACANAIKKNVFMFNIHCSNGSKTMKEVAELVKESKSESLLIGVTILTNLGENDIFEMFKSKLKLEEIVLNLATLARNSGMHGIVCSPQEAKDVKEKLGKDFVTVCPGVRPKFTLNADGKSDDDQTRIMTPADAIRQGVDFLVVGRPITKAENPVESARLILEEISEALI; encoded by the coding sequence ATGGCTAGAATTGATGAAAAAGCAAAAGAAAGAATATTTGTTGCATTGGATTATGATAATATGGAAAATGCGAAAAGGCTAGTGGAAGAACTGGGAGATAATATTTCTATGTACAAAGTTGGGCTGGAAAGTTATCTTAATACAGATGGAAAATTAGTTGATTACTTGCATGAAAATGGAAAGAAAGTATTTTTAGACTTGAAATTTCACGATATTACAAATACTGTGAAAATGGCTTGTGCGAATGCTATTAAAAAAAATGTGTTTATGTTTAATATCCATTGCTCAAATGGAAGTAAAACTATGAAGGAAGTTGCTGAATTAGTTAAGGAAAGTAAATCAGAAAGTCTTTTAATTGGAGTTACGATTTTGACAAACTTGGGAGAAAATGATATTTTTGAAATGTTTAAAAGTAAACTAAAATTGGAGGAAATTGTTTTAAATCTTGCTACACTTGCTAGAAATAGCGGAATGCATGGAATTGTATGTTCGCCACAGGAGGCAAAAGATGTGAAAGAGAAATTAGGGAAGGATTTTGTGACAGTTTGTCCAGGTGTGCGTCCTAAATTTACATTAAATGCTGATGGGAAAAGTGATGATGACCAGACACGGATTATGACACCAGCAGATGCGATAAGACAGGGAGTGGATTTTCTTGTAGTTGGGCGTCCAATAACTAAGGCTGAAAATCCTGTGGAAAGTGCAAGATTGATTTTGGAAGAAATTTCTGAAGCTTTAATTTAA
- the pyrI gene encoding aspartate carbamoyltransferase regulatory subunit: MSEGRELLIRAIKNGIVIDHIPSEKVFAIVEILKLKEYSERITVATNMPSSSLGRKGIIKIEEKILEEKELNNISLLAPNVTINIIDNYEVVEKSKLDKLDKVVGLMKCDNPKCISNHENIETKFIRVKEGSENSNENNLEEKTKYKCFYCEKIILEDEIQIQ, encoded by the coding sequence ATGTCTGAAGGAAGAGAATTACTGATACGGGCAATAAAAAATGGAATTGTAATAGACCATATCCCGTCAGAAAAAGTTTTTGCAATTGTGGAAATCTTAAAATTAAAGGAATACAGCGAAAGAATAACAGTTGCAACAAATATGCCAAGCAGCTCACTTGGAAGAAAAGGGATTATAAAAATTGAAGAAAAAATATTGGAAGAAAAGGAATTAAATAATATTTCACTGCTTGCTCCAAACGTTACAATAAATATAATTGATAATTATGAAGTTGTGGAAAAATCAAAATTAGATAAATTGGATAAAGTTGTAGGGCTTATGAAATGTGATAATCCAAAATGTATTTCAAATCATGAAAATATTGAAACGAAATTTATTCGTGTGAAGGAAGGTTCTGAAAATTCAAATGAAAATAATTTGGAAGAAAAGACAAAATATAAATGTTTTTACTGTGAAAAAATAATTTTGGAAGATGAAATACAAATTCAATAA
- the pyrB gene encoding aspartate carbamoyltransferase has product MENIISMNDMGKDEILDILELARKIENCSEEEKLKFLHGKIISTLFFEPSTRTKMSFESAAMRLGANVLSLPPVSQSSVKKGESFTDTIKMVEAYSDVIVVRHPFDGAARLASETSKKPVINAGDGSNQHPSQTLLDLYTILEEKGALENLQIAFVGDLKYGRTVHSLVKALTHFNPTIYFVAPQILQMPDYLLEDLRKHNIKYEILEDFRGCLDKIDVFYMTRIQKERFPDVEDYEKVKGIYIINRENIQKKCKDDMIILHPLPRVDEIDKNLDNTKYALYFKQARNGIPVRQAMMMTVLKKDKEFFL; this is encoded by the coding sequence GTGGAAAATATTATTTCTATGAATGATATGGGAAAAGATGAAATTCTTGATATTTTAGAACTGGCAAGAAAAATTGAAAATTGTTCGGAAGAAGAAAAATTGAAATTTTTGCATGGAAAAATTATTTCAACTTTATTTTTTGAGCCAAGTACACGTACTAAAATGTCATTTGAATCTGCCGCAATGCGACTTGGGGCAAATGTCCTGTCATTACCGCCTGTGAGTCAGTCATCTGTAAAAAAAGGGGAATCTTTTACGGATACGATAAAAATGGTGGAAGCGTATTCAGATGTGATTGTTGTGCGTCATCCGTTTGACGGCGCGGCGCGACTTGCTTCAGAAACATCAAAAAAACCTGTTATTAATGCGGGAGATGGCTCTAATCAGCATCCTAGCCAGACATTGCTTGATTTGTATACAATTCTGGAGGAAAAAGGTGCGCTTGAGAATTTACAAATTGCATTTGTTGGAGATTTGAAATATGGAAGGACAGTTCATTCGCTGGTAAAGGCACTTACACATTTTAATCCAACGATTTATTTTGTGGCGCCACAAATCTTGCAAATGCCTGATTATTTACTGGAAGATTTGAGAAAACATAATATAAAATATGAAATTTTGGAGGATTTCAGAGGCTGTCTTGATAAAATTGATGTTTTCTATATGACTAGAATTCAGAAAGAGAGATTTCCAGATGTTGAAGACTATGAGAAAGTGAAGGGAATTTACATTATAAATCGTGAAAATATTCAAAAAAAATGTAAGGACGATATGATAATTTTACATCCTTTGCCAAGAGTTGATGAAATTGACAAAAATTTGGACAATACAAAATATGCTTTATATTTTAAGCAGGCTAGAAATGGGATTCCTGTAAGGCAGGCGATGATGATGACTGTTTTGAAGAAGGATAAGGAATTCTTTCTGTAA